Below is a window of Solanum stenotomum isolate F172 chromosome 7, ASM1918654v1, whole genome shotgun sequence DNA.
atagtgcgctctgcttgtcCATCTGTCAGAGGATGataggcagtacttaagttcacctttgaacccaagcctttttggaatgacttccaaaactatgCAGTAAATTAcgcacctctgtctgaaataatggagaccgaaACCCCATGAATTCTTACCATATCTTAaagatacaacttagcataatcttctaccaaatgagtagtctttaccggtGAAAAGTGGgttgactttgtcattctgtcgataATCTCCcgaatagaatcatgttgcctgcgagaccttggtaaacctgtgatgaagtccatattaatcatctcccacttccattctggaagttctatattcagagccaaaccaccgggcctttggtgctctactttaacttgttggcaatttgggcacttagcaacaaattctgcaacGCACTTTTTCATACTATTTAACCAATACACCTTTCTCAAATCACGATAAacctttgtggaacccggattaATGGAATATCTAGAGTTATGAGCCTCCACCATGATCCTCTATTGGAGTTTATCCACTATtagtacacacaacctaccttgatatctcaatactcCATCTCCCTTTTGTTCAAaggctaatactttttgctgatgaacatttgccttcaattcaagaaaaatgggatcttggtcttccttttttttgtcACTTCTGATACAAATGAAGATTCAGCCCTaatcatcaccactactcctccttctgtggaatccatcaACGGACTCCTAAgtgtgcaagtctatgcacatctttcgctaactctctcttttcttcctcaacatgggtggtactacccatagacaacctgcttaaagcatcaacaacaacattagccttacctgggtggtaaagaatactcatgtcataatccttgagtaattctaaccacttCCTTTGTCTAAGATTAatctctttctgagtgaacacgtATTGAatactcttgtgatcagtgaatacatctacatgaacaccatataagtaatgaCCCCATatattcaaagaaaatactacatcagccaactctaagtcatgggttgggtaattcttctcattaacttttaactgtctggaggcataagctataactttgtcattctgcattagcACACAACCTAAACCGACTCTAAACACATCAGAATACACCACAAAGACTTGCATACTttttggtaaggtcaacactggggtagtagtcaacctctttttcaattcctgaaagcttttctcacaagcttccgaccatGGAAACTTCATTGTTTTCTAAGTCAAATTGGTTagaggggatgaaatagatgagaacccctttACGAACCTTTTATAATAGAccgccaaacccaagaaactcctaatatcaattggagatgtgtgtctaggccaattctgcattGCCTTTatcttctgagtatcaacttttaTTCCATCACCGAAAACTATGTGACCCAAGAATGCCACatactcaagccaaaactcacatttagagaacttagcgtataactccttatctttcaaagtttgaagaACTAATCTGAGATGagtagcatgatcttcctcattcctcgaatagattagtacgTCATCAATGAgcacgataacaaacatatctaaataaggtttgaaaactctattcacAAGGTCCATAAACGTTActggtgcattagttaaaccgaacgacatgaccagaaactcgtAATGACCACAAcaggtcctgaatgttgtctagggaatgtcacattcccttacattcaactgatggtagccagatctgaggtctattttcgaaaaacaagaagcactgtgaagttgatcgaaaaaatcatcaattctcagaagaggatacttattcttgatggtaaccttgtttaattggcggtaatctatacacattctaagggaaccatctttctttctaacaaacaagaCTGGAGCGCACctaggtgagacacttggtcgaatgaaacctttatctaTGAGAtttttcaactgctctttaagctctttcaaccaTGTTGGTTCCATTTTGTATGGCGGAATAAAGATAGGACAAGTATCTGGAAGCATGTCTatgccaaagtctatttctctctcaggaagGACTACAGGTAGATCATCTAGAAATacttctagaaactcttttactataggaactgactggataagaggtatctcaacactagagtcattaactcagactaagtgatagacacaccccttggaaactagcTTTGTCcccttaaggtacaaaataaaatgacccttaggcactgctgaattGCTCTTCAACTCTATAACCGGTTCCctggaaactggaacttgacaactcgagttttataatcaactgaggcataacatgcatgaaaccaatccataccaagaatgacatcaaaagtTACCATGTCTAATTCAACTAAATCAACCATGGTACTCTTATGATTGATGAAAACGaaacaatcacgatagactctttcttCTAAAATAGACTCACCatcaggtgtagaaacactgaaggctCAAGAACttgctcaggaagaacatcaaaattgaagACTTGGGTCATACCACTGACAACACAtggtgaatcctcttgctctcaGAAATGAGCGATAGCATGAAAATGGTTTGTTCCTTCGCCAGTACCTGATGTAGCTCCatctaggtgcagccctgtctggtggaaTAACTGATGAAGATTGAGCTCTATTTCGCAGATTCACACCACCTTGCCtcttcttagggcactctttcaagaagtgaccctcttgcccACACTTGAAGCAGCCTGCTTGaccatcacgacacttacctaggtgggttcctaccacacttagcacatgcatgaGTCTTAGTACCCCCTTGTGCCTTACTACCTTGCGAATGCGCAtctctagctctgaagttctgagaATTCTAACTATTGTACTGACATTTGTTCGTTGGTGTAGGTGCACTAGCATATGATGGAGTGGGTCCTTTCTACTTATGTTGAAAAGGAGACAGGTTCACATTACTCTTTTCTGCCCGGATTCATTCCCTtatgtcttagccctcttattctcaaGCTTTTCTCTATCCTTCAGTTTGTCGTCCTCAACTtattgcacatggatcatcagccttaCTATGCCCATGTCACATATTAGCATGGCTACcttactttccttatttgacAAACGGGGCAACCCAACaatgaataaactcatcctgctcctcatgtcgGCAATCATTTATTTGTTTCTCTTAGCTCGCAAGTAAAGAAATGCCACatgaaagaactctcaaaatAGTCCAATGCACAATTGGTTACgcgcaagcacgagttagaaataaactttttaaagataaaactctaacgcacgaaatgagcatgaaagaagtgaaggaatttcctaaatgcagcctcttaattatagatgtggcacgcttcacactgataactaggaaTCTATAGAcatgacttcatagactccctaggactcttgagctctatgctttgataccaagtttgtcatgccccgagcctacaccctggacgtggctggcactcgagaaccatagttgttcccaagcgaaccctttgTCTAGCTTACTTAcgcagcggaagacttaaacacaagaaataatcaaaaaggaacttgtaaaataacttagaatgctCTTAAGTAAACATCAAACTTACCAAAAATGGCAACCTCAAGTCTcgaaacataagccaataataaagtagtgacaaatgaatttacctatctgactgtctatctaagaagcctctaaacaactgagatgaatgtcgggacaggcccaccacatcctaataaactaataaaaaaactgaaagcaataaaagggatcctccggaagcaaagaggctcaccacaatactctgagtgctcaaactggatcaacgaggcgctggatgttgatcctggttacctgagTCTGCATCAttataagatgcaggccaactagcatcagtgCATTGATTATACGAGTATGAGAGTTGGAATGCTAGGCTTGAAAataatctgaaagaaacacttaccttgccTCTTcttaactcatgaataactaaactcaatataaagtaataaaacacatgcaatatatgaaaagattTATTAAACAGTAAAGAAAATTAGTTCGTTAAAGagaatgaaataacaaactcaactttagtcatataataaagtaatatagtttttgtgggagtttctctaaccgaaaatCACCACTACGAGCCTAAGTGGTGACACAACGTCTTGcctacgctgccagaactgCCCTATATTTTGTCGGCaaatagaacgcttaacttattggatccactagttaatgcgaaaagcatcttaaggattcatctaaaaaatatgatcctttactacctaTGATGGttacatgatttatggagacttgagttaatatgaactcgcatctccatatcggtgctcaattcTACTCCCAAAACTTAGCTTAAGAgttctcttggaatcgatgttcccttttcttactcaaatgtgaaaacattttaccctctttgggaatatttagttcacttatagctttttgagaaatgaactgaACTCTTTACTCTTCGCTTAACTTgaaatttaagtcttaaaacaaagttaaaatgtttgtgaaACACTTtagaaaaactttataaacttctcttgaGTTGCTTGTTAACTTCTaaacttgcttcttaacttctagacttgactcttaacttctcttgactttgatcctaactttccttgaattgaattatggattcaaggattgtgatttgtgataggaaagatctcatgatgtttaggagtgtttgtagatagctaaacatgtgaaaagatcaagaaatcaccgtcttggaacaagtccgcgacacggagtttcatttaaatatttgatcacaaaaattgattttgagaTAGAGGAGTCCACGTCCTAACCGCGACATGGAGCTGACTTTTATTCACAGAGGGAGAAAGTCTGCGACGCGGTCTTGCGTGCCAAAACCTACTCGACTTTTTCATTCTTCGTTTTCtagccccaattcgcctaaactcgactattgttctcaaattcattttagattcagatacccagctTATGTACTCAAGAACCTAACTTAAAACAACTCTAGAAACTCAATGTAAAGATGTCAGAACTCCTCAATTtatcccaattcaagaacggcattcaaattcaagaatacatatcaagaacatcaactttcaaactcctGTAGGATGAATTTTGTTGAACTAAGCATGTTTGGTGCGTAGGTGAACGAAATGCTATGAAAGACttacataccttgtaggatcaattCCTTGGCGAAACCCACAACCAAATCGATCGTTCTTGGCGAATCTTGgttttcctcttctcctttctcttcttttctcttttctccaagccctagcatgaagcttcaacttttctaaactggataaaatctgatttttactccaattaactcctaaaaaatgaattagaataattagattttccttaatccaacagcccaacttcctaAGGGCATaccttactcatacgaacttggaatcgtGCATACTCGGCGGTattggaaatattattccaagatatttttatgatatctggaaacacacctaacacATCATGAGCTaggagatatggtcgtttgaaattgaacaaaaactcaaacttaacttaacttaagcaattttccagatttttttatgatttccAAAAAccactctttctaattctagctctttctagttctttcaatttttgagATGTTACACtgtgggcttgaatttgggaaaCAGGGTTGAAATTTAGAATGTTGGGCAATtcggcgagctgggtcgagctcgccgaaacGTTTGGCGGTTCACCAACATCCCCTttgatcgcctttaatttcatgttttggCTAGAATGGAGTCTGTAACTTTCAGCGGAGAGCCTGAGCTCACCGAGttcactcggtgactcaccggAAGTCTCTCTTAATTGCCCTTTCTgtgcccctaacccctaaaccatgCTGTTAATTTCGACGTGCTATCTGAGCTCGCTGAGTCAGGTCGGGGATTTGCTGAAGGCCCTTGAACATCGCCGAGAGGCCATTTCTTGGAAAACATTTTAGGCCAGTCCTGTCGATGAGCTCGACCTGGCTCGCTAAAGTGACTCAACAACTCGCTCATCGGTTTGACGAGTTTTTCTGCAacctgtttgatgtattgttaTTGGATgatttttaactctttttggtgtgttttgtagatatggctagaccaaaagtagtAGGACGATACATGCCACCCCGCATGCAGGCGAAGGGAATCACTATCAAtgaggatgcagctgcatccaaagcaaaagaaacaaaacttCCTACCACAGGTGGGATGGGTAAAGGAAAGGGCAAGGCGCCAGCTGCTGAATTAACGGAGCTCAACTCTGATAGCGAGGGAATTTACGCTACTTACCTCACCACCTCTGAGAGGGAGGGAGAACACCAAGACACTCAGGCTGACATTTTCGAGCATTAGAATGATCAACTACTACTAGCCCAGAGAGCTGATATACGCTCCAAGAGGTTGAATGATCTGTCTAGGATTTGGGTACCCTAGGCAACTACTCCTCCTATTCCAGACCAAGCTGTGGTCCCATCACCTCCTGCAAAGGGTCATCATCCCCGCTCTCTCAACAGACGAAAGGCCGAGGGATAAAGAACTATCATTGAGGAGAAGAGGCTATCTATAGATGGGATGATAGACCGATACACAGAGATTTGGATCACCTTGAAATCCCATAAGTTCCAGATTTTTACTAAACCCCGGGGCCCTTACATTCCTAATTAGCTCCGGGAGTGTTTCATTGCCTACGGAGCTTTAGTGCCACAAGAGAAGAGGAAGGTTGTTGCCTTCAAGCCAGTAGATTATGTGATTGTCAGCGgaaggaaagtaaaatataacaaTGATGATATCGATGCAGTATTGGCGTGCACCAACAACATTGCAGATGACTACCAATACATGATTAAGATAAAATCCTTGGAGACTATGAAAAGTTTGTTAGCCCCTTTTTTATCTGACGGTACTACTTGGTGGATCGACGTCGGAGCACCCATATAGTAGAAATATCTAAATATAGCAGTAAGGTACTGGTTCGGCTTCATCAGCAGCATAATATTGTTATCCCAAAATGAGTTTATCCTCCGCCACACGAAGGTGGCCTATCTTGGTTCCATCATTGATGAGAAGAAGCTGAATTTAGGCATGATCATTAGACAAGAGACGGTCATTGATCCCATTCCCGGTGTTGATCACCGAGTTGTGCAGGCGAGCTCGAGTACCCCGAGATGAGAAGAAGGACGTGGAAGTGATTCCTACCTCCTCTATCGACATTCAGCGCATTGAGGCCTAGTACTTGAAGGATAGgctgagaagaagaaggcagccccAGTGGACTTATCCCCGGTGGTGGGCATTGAGACCTTACCTGCAAAGGCAATATTACCTACTCTAGcctctgggccttcaggtatatctaGCTCTTCCCCTTCTATGACTCCTCTACAGCACCAATGCCTCCTAGGTCTGTTGCTAGTGATTTTGCCTCCGGACCTCCACTCACCCAGGTTGTGATACTACAGATGGGACATCTAGCCTATATGGCTAATAGGTGTAGATCCAAGCTAGAGGCTACAGTCCCTGGGATGATTCAGAGAGCTCTCACTGCTGTTGTGAAACCTTTCAGAGAGCCCATTGATGCCTTTGCGGCAAGGATAGAGGTGTGTGAGAAAGGTCAGGGAGCTACTAGTGAGATGACGGCCCAAAAGGCCACAATTTCAAAGTTGAGAAAGGATGTGGACCACCTGAAGTCCACATATACGTTGATAATTTTTGGGACCGTGGAGATCCCTACTATGCCAACTGATTCTGATGTGCCTCCGGCCACCACTAGAGATGAGGTTTGAGCTAATAAGGTGGTTGTTGATAAGTACGAGGAAGAGACTGATAAGGAGTAGCTTGGTCTTTAAGTGGAGACCACATATGAGGGCCTGACAAGGGTTGAGGAGGCTATGGTGCATTCAGCCGTGCAGATTTCATTGGCAGATACACCATGGCAGGCTCTAGTGGAGCCAATGTTGCTATTAACCCAACCATCGATGCCCAAGACTAGAGTGTTACACCGAGCACTGATGCCCCAACAAATGGAGCGACTGAGTAGACATACCATTCCTTACCTCAATCTCTGTTGCTCTTATGGTTTTTCtattttagttgcatttgaggacaactgattttcttttgtgggtggggtgaggtatttttATACCTACCTCTTTTGATTACatgttatgtatatatattgggtttttgtgttttaaatcATGTGTTGATTCTATCttgtggatatttgagcttgtggctccttgttttgaatgaaaatgGCTTTTGACCCATCTGAAAATTTTAACGacctcttgttgtatgtgaatgtggctattcttgtgcaaatttgagtatcgtctatgatcaatactgatgacttgaatagttttcttaatcgaacaaaatgaatgtgcggctacgatgtggccaaatgaagttgcatagacaatatgtgaactttttgcatctcgtcaTGACTAGCTGGTTATAGAATAGAGTATCTTGttatgaacattgcacactagctcgAATGAGTCTCATTTGATATTGGTGTctatgccttgtgtgatgagcttaccttgaATAATGTGTGTGGTGACACCTAGAATTtcccccgttggtccggttgactaagtgatgcaatctcttgaaatgatcttaggaaagAATTTTGatgagtgaaacaatttgataatatacctctttttgtggccaaccttgtgagttgTGTGAACCTTACTTGAAGCCCTTTGAtctttatccttttcttggaagaaacttgaacaattgtgacccctctttatccattcaccaaTAAATCTCATGAAGTGTGTTTTGTTTGAATATCCAATTTAGGCCAAGgcctaagttggaggtgtggtgaaaagagaaggtaaatcaagaagtatgAAGAATTCCCCCTTGAGCCATgatcttgaaaaagatggaacccctccatataaaaaaaagaaaaagaaaagaagaaagcaaaagaaaaggaatgaaaaatttgtcaaataaagttgtgaaagttgcaaaaggAAATGAAGTGTTCCGTAGTCCATTGAAAGTTGAATAATAgagtgaattttgagcatgattaaaatgctgaagtaAAGGAAGAAAAGTGATGTTCAGACCAAATTTCATGAGTGTAGTAGCCACTAagtctaaatgaccatacctttacactcaaccccattacaaaccttgaaaagacctttttgatcttgagtgagctgaaacgaatgttgataggaaaataagggaaaacatatgggtgaagtcatgcatgtgttcatctttgtgagtgtgagagttgtatgtgattccggaACTATCAATTGTTGAGAAATTGTGTATGAGTATAGAATCATcgttgttgtgagggcatttaagtacctttgttgagcttgaactttcatttgaagcgagtattgtgagcttgagaatcttttgTAATGGTGAGCTTGAGAATCATTGAGTGCAAAATTGATTCTTGCATAAATAAGTTGAGTCATGtcgtgtgcattcatgattgagtcttatgtagcactgtttgagataTCCTTTTTGAaatgctgaacttgagttttacttgaggacaaggaaaagtttaagttggggtgttgatgagtccgagatttggactcatttagggctttgtttatatagatttagtgtcctcaaatgcttaatttgtgccttaaactattgaaaaatccttgattttcatgtACATGGATTGAGGAATAAAGCAAGGACAAtaacatgcaaaaaggaacaaaacaaattgaagaattgaagaaaggAAAGCATGGTGATCGACAAGAGTGTTGGCGACTCGACGAAGGGCCAGTTcc
It encodes the following:
- the LOC125870126 gene encoding uncharacterized protein LOC125870126; translation: MPPRSVASDFASGPPLTQVVILQMGHLAYMANRCRSKLEATVPGMIQRALTAVVKPFREPIDAFAARIEVCEKGQGATSEMTAQKATISKLRKDVDHLKSTYTLIIFGTVEIPTMPTDSDVPPATTRDEV